One window from the genome of Natronomonas pharaonis DSM 2160 encodes:
- a CDS encoding amino acid ABC transporter permease: MTSRDDALGTSSLSSTGRTALLVVGIAFWGWLLTRWAYDWVINPGVGVSSREPFVPAGPFEAAGGWFEGLAADAGVLSTPLGWLAWLFDFIAFGVTVMPALAAGAWLTIVLTVLGMFFGIFIAVPLSVARVYGSRPLRWLSLAYTELIRGTPLLAQLFVLYYGLPLSGIIRELPGVGVGPVPRAAVWVAVIGFTINSSAYQAEYIRSALQSVDAGQLTAARSVGLSKTESIRHVILPQGLRYAIPGWTNEFIYLIKYSSLAAFIAVPELFRRARNIGSDTFRYLEMYLIVALFYLALVLTLSVLMDSFEKRVAIPGLGTAADDRE; encoded by the coding sequence ATGACCAGTCGAGACGACGCCCTCGGTACCTCGTCGCTTTCCTCGACGGGCCGGACCGCCCTGCTCGTGGTCGGGATTGCCTTCTGGGGCTGGCTGCTGACGCGGTGGGCCTACGACTGGGTTATCAATCCCGGCGTCGGTGTGAGTAGCCGCGAGCCCTTCGTCCCCGCCGGGCCGTTCGAAGCCGCTGGCGGCTGGTTCGAAGGGCTCGCCGCCGATGCGGGCGTCCTCTCGACACCGCTCGGCTGGCTTGCGTGGCTGTTTGACTTCATCGCATTCGGGGTGACCGTCATGCCGGCGCTGGCTGCCGGCGCGTGGCTGACCATCGTCCTGACCGTGCTGGGCATGTTCTTTGGCATCTTTATCGCGGTGCCGCTTTCGGTCGCCCGCGTGTATGGGTCCCGGCCGCTCCGCTGGCTGTCGCTTGCCTACACCGAACTCATTCGCGGGACGCCGCTTCTCGCCCAGCTTTTCGTGCTGTACTACGGGCTGCCGCTTTCTGGAATCATTAGAGAGCTCCCGGGTGTCGGTGTCGGCCCGGTTCCACGGGCGGCCGTCTGGGTTGCAGTCATCGGTTTCACCATCAACAGCTCCGCCTATCAGGCCGAATACATCCGGTCTGCGCTCCAGTCGGTCGACGCCGGCCAGTTGACCGCTGCCCGGTCGGTCGGGCTCTCGAAGACCGAGAGCATCCGACATGTCATCCTTCCGCAGGGGCTCCGGTATGCGATTCCGGGCTGGACAAACGAGTTCATCTATCTCATCAAATACTCATCGCTGGCGGCCTTCATCGCCGTCCCGGAGCTGTTCCGGCGCGCCAGAAACATCGGCTCCGATACGTTCCGCTATTTGGAGATGTATCTCATCGTTGCGCTGTTTTATCTCGCATTGGTGCTGACGCTGTCTGTGCTGATGGATTCCTTCGAAAAGCGGGTCGCGATTCCGGGGCTCGGAACGGCAGCCGACGACCGCGAGTAG
- a CDS encoding replication factor C large subunit — protein MSDWTEAYRPTTLSEVRGNNKARDAFEEWAKAWEDHREAVILHGSPGVGKTSAAHALANDMGWPVLEMNASDARTKDEIERFAGRAASNATLGGGRQLIILDEADNLHQHKDRGGAAAMTRLVKDATQPVVLIANDYYEMSSGLRSACRDVEFRDVSARSIVPVLRDICRQENVEFDEDVLQEIAEANRGDLRGAVKDLQARERDGEIKPEGSEGSRDRTEDIFAFLDAVLKEESAEEALQTAYAVDETPDNLLQWIEDKVPKVYEGDELADAYEHLADADVWLGRVRATQNYSYWRYATDNVAAGVAAVRQEDRGGWTRYGGAPYRSSRDSTRDYIATRIAESAGVSTATARREILPYLSAMTHHCNNRELTVRMTARYELDAEHVAFITGSGKTTNKVQGIVEDAETRRETAAVDHGGGIFAPAVDDAQSDTESDDDDDGDTLAAFGADEPKEESVNREQSDGTADAEESDDGQAGLSDFM, from the coding sequence ATGAGCGACTGGACCGAAGCGTACCGTCCGACGACGCTGTCGGAGGTCCGCGGCAACAACAAGGCCCGCGATGCCTTCGAGGAGTGGGCCAAGGCCTGGGAGGACCACCGCGAGGCCGTCATCCTCCATGGCTCGCCGGGCGTCGGCAAAACGTCGGCCGCACACGCCCTCGCCAACGACATGGGGTGGCCGGTCCTGGAGATGAACGCCTCCGATGCGCGGACGAAAGACGAAATCGAGCGGTTCGCCGGCCGCGCGGCCTCGAACGCGACACTGGGCGGCGGCCGCCAACTCATCATTCTCGACGAGGCCGATAACCTCCACCAGCACAAGGACCGCGGCGGCGCGGCGGCGATGACGCGGCTCGTCAAGGACGCCACCCAGCCGGTCGTGCTCATCGCCAACGACTACTACGAGATGTCCTCGGGGCTGCGGAGCGCCTGCCGGGACGTCGAATTTCGGGATGTCTCTGCTCGGTCTATCGTCCCCGTACTCCGCGATATCTGTCGGCAGGAAAACGTCGAGTTCGACGAGGACGTGCTGCAAGAAATCGCCGAGGCCAATCGCGGGGACCTCCGCGGGGCCGTCAAGGACCTGCAGGCCCGCGAGCGCGACGGCGAAATCAAACCGGAGGGAAGCGAAGGCAGCCGGGACCGCACCGAAGACATCTTCGCGTTTCTCGATGCGGTCCTCAAGGAGGAGTCTGCCGAGGAGGCGCTCCAGACGGCCTACGCTGTCGATGAGACGCCCGATAACCTGCTCCAATGGATTGAGGACAAGGTGCCGAAAGTCTACGAGGGCGACGAGTTGGCCGACGCCTACGAGCATCTGGCCGACGCCGATGTCTGGCTCGGCCGCGTCAGAGCCACGCAGAACTACAGCTACTGGCGGTACGCGACCGACAACGTCGCTGCCGGTGTTGCCGCCGTCCGACAAGAAGACCGCGGGGGCTGGACCCGCTACGGCGGCGCACCGTATCGCTCCTCGCGGGACTCGACGCGGGATTATATCGCCACCCGCATCGCCGAAAGCGCCGGCGTTTCGACCGCAACGGCCCGTCGGGAGATACTCCCCTACCTGTCGGCGATGACACACCACTGTAACAACCGGGAGCTAACCGTCCGAATGACTGCCCGCTACGAACTCGACGCCGAACACGTCGCCTTCATCACCGGTTCGGGAAAGACCACCAACAAAGTACAGGGTATCGTCGAAGACGCCGAAACGCGCCGCGAAACGGCGGCCGTCGACCACGGCGGCGGTATCTTCGCGCCCGCCGTCGACGACGCACAATCGGATACCGAAAGCGACGATGACGACGACGGGGACACGCTAGCGGCATTTGGAGCCGACGAGCCGAAGGAGGAATCGGTAAATCGGGAGCAGTCGGACGGGACAGCCGACGCCGAAGAAAGCGACGACGGACAGGCCGGCCTGTCCGACTTCATGTAG
- the radB gene encoding DNA repair and recombination protein RadB: MSEPIPTGCDTVDTLLGGGFERGTVTQLYGPPASGKTNLALSAAVQVAADGGTALYIDTEGVSLDRFEQLARGATDDLEGTTSRVIISDALDFDDQREAVQDAGDLAATADLVVLDSATGFYRLERDTDDDGETLREVATQVTHLLGLARRHDLAVVITNQVYTDPEADSSRVRPLGGHTLSHWSGTVLRIERFRGGNRRATLEKHQAKAAGETARFKITDSGLEGVDEGV, encoded by the coding sequence GTGAGCGAGCCGATTCCAACGGGCTGTGACACGGTTGATACCCTCCTCGGCGGCGGCTTCGAACGTGGGACCGTCACGCAGTTGTACGGGCCGCCGGCCTCGGGCAAGACCAATCTCGCACTGTCGGCGGCCGTCCAGGTCGCCGCCGACGGCGGGACGGCGCTGTATATCGACACCGAGGGCGTCTCGCTCGACCGGTTCGAGCAGCTTGCCCGCGGCGCGACCGACGACCTCGAAGGCACCACGTCCCGTGTTATCATCTCCGATGCGCTCGATTTCGACGACCAACGGGAGGCGGTCCAAGACGCCGGCGACCTCGCTGCGACTGCCGATTTGGTCGTCCTCGACAGTGCAACCGGGTTCTACCGGCTCGAACGTGACACCGACGACGACGGCGAGACCCTCCGTGAAGTCGCAACGCAGGTGACACACTTGCTCGGGCTGGCCCGCCGCCACGACCTCGCGGTTGTCATTACTAATCAGGTCTACACCGACCCCGAGGCCGACAGCTCGCGGGTCCGACCGCTCGGCGGCCACACGCTCTCTCATTGGTCCGGAACGGTGCTTCGAATCGAGCGGTTCCGGGGGGGCAACCGACGGGCGACGCTGGAGAAACATCAGGCGAAAGCGGCCGGCGAGACGGCGCGATTCAAAATTACTGATTCGGGACTCGAAGGCGTCGACGAAGGCGTGTGA
- a CDS encoding ribonuclease H family protein — protein sequence MAAHRRPVLRNLFDDSPTPHIAHPPRTHQREFYVATDGSYRSDGSGGLGVVIETRGGERVARLSVPDTVPDNNVAEYRALHLGLDVLAARAPRTATVGVLVDHDDLAENVNRAALAGRGPDSRPPHPFEVPGRTAHHWRGIRARVAGFGELRAARIDSGENPAHPLANTPDQYAHVNRDVDRCVLPRDDRWQSPDDDRYPPPSRADRERTDGAAGGSASD from the coding sequence ATGGCCGCACACCGACGGCCGGTCCTGCGGAACCTCTTCGACGACTCGCCCACCCCACATATCGCGCATCCGCCACGCACCCATCAGCGGGAGTTCTACGTGGCGACGGACGGCTCCTATCGGAGCGACGGCAGCGGTGGGTTGGGCGTCGTCATCGAGACCCGCGGCGGCGAACGCGTCGCCCGGCTTTCAGTTCCCGACACCGTTCCCGACAACAACGTCGCCGAGTACCGGGCGCTCCATCTGGGGCTTGACGTGCTCGCGGCGCGTGCGCCGCGGACAGCGACAGTCGGCGTCCTCGTCGACCACGACGACCTCGCCGAGAACGTCAACCGGGCGGCCCTCGCCGGACGCGGCCCGGACAGCCGCCCGCCGCATCCGTTCGAGGTGCCCGGACGGACGGCCCACCACTGGCGGGGGATTCGCGCCCGCGTCGCTGGCTTTGGGGAGCTACGAGCCGCTCGCATCGACAGCGGCGAAAACCCCGCCCATCCGCTGGCGAATACACCCGACCAGTACGCACACGTCAACAGGGATGTCGACCGGTGTGTGCTCCCGCGGGACGACCGCTGGCAGAGTCCGGACGACGACCGGTACCCGCCGCCGTCGCGGGCCGACCGCGAGCGGACCGACGGCGCGGCCGGTGGGTCAGCCTCCGATTAG
- the gltB gene encoding glutamate synthase large subunit, translated as MSEQTPTAGTAGLADPDDHRANCGVGVVMDLDGDQSHETVADGIELLENLEHRGTTGADEKTGDGAGILLQTPHEFFADEVAGLPDEGDYAVGSLFMPQDEEAAAGLQQLTEQVFAEHGLDVFAWRRVPTENDSLGRTATESEPAVVQCFVTADLDDEAFDRALYVARRDLETTIEERDPDGAARFYVCSLDRDTVVYKGLLTAEQLADYYPELSDERIQSTFAMVHARFSTNTLGAWHLSHPYRNIIHNGEFNTIQGNINWMRARENDLEHEDFGGDIETLRPIINDPDQSDTASVDNALELLMQGGREMPHALRMLIPEAWRSDENHVPEERQEWYDYHASLVEPWDGPALVAATDGERVGAVLDRNGLRPCRYDVTSDNTLVMASEAGALEHDFGDIERRDRLQPGQLFLADPNEGRVIPDDEIFDELVDEKYGEWVDDEQVELGDIIEDDAPEAHGTDVDAPLRSQQALYGYTRDEMDHLIEPMATDGKDPVGSMGDDTPLSVLSQFNRPLFSYFKQLFAQVTNPPLDYIREELVTSLESRLGFQRNLLDETPDHARQLVVDSPVLTDDETAAIKDLDDDISTYVLDITFDPGSDLEAAVEAVREEATRAAHDHDIIVLSDREAGPDAVPIPALLATGGIHHHLVRNGLRNHVGLVLESGDPRAVHHVATCIGYGAGAVNPYLAYESIADIVAGPDGADESKAIEAYIKAVEDGLLKTMAKMGISTVESYQGAQIFEAVGLDSDFVAEYFEGTTARTEGVDIDDIESDLRDRYEIAFGDDPELEHQGEYEHRSSGMFHEWNPESVGTLQKAVRQGDYEQYQAFAEMMNDQQENLQTLRGLLEFDSDRDPVDIEDVEPVEEIVERFSTAAMSLGSLSPEAHENNSIAMNRLGAKSNTGEGGEPPERFDTEKECNVKQVASGRFGVTSTYLTNAEEIQIKMAQGSKPGEGGHLPGEKVNEMIAHVRYSTPGVGLISPPPLHDIYSIEDLKQLIHDLKAANPDADINVKLVSEAGIGTIAAGVAKANADVVHISGHSGGTGASPKTSIKNAGLPWELGLAEANQMLRATDLRSRIRVTVDGGMKTGYDVAVGALLGAEEYVFGTAPLVTSGCVMARQCHENTCPVGVATQDEGLRQRFPGEPQHVINYMTFIAQELREIMAELGFETVDEMVGRVDALKQRDDVEQEKAQKLDLSAVLAEPAGNDRRKTEPQPHEVDESLDWDLIDEAAEAIESGRPTHLDRDISNVDRAVGATLSNRISEAHGVEGLPEDTVTVDFGGTAGQSFGAFLQDGVTFQLTGTGNDYVGKGLSGGKLVVNTPNDAPYEPEKNILIGNVALYGATQGQAYINGMAGERFAVRNSGVKAVVESVGDHGCEYMTGGVVACLGETGKNFAAGMSGGVAYVLDREGDFEEKVNYGMVSTTDELDENDRRMLRRLLENHVAYTDSDRGEYILDNWDEELEKFVKVMPDAYADIIDEQEDADVRTELPAPATPETDTETTGQALSDD; from the coding sequence ATGTCTGAGCAAACACCGACCGCGGGCACGGCCGGGCTCGCGGACCCCGACGACCACCGCGCCAACTGTGGCGTCGGCGTCGTCATGGACCTCGATGGAGACCAGTCACACGAGACGGTAGCAGACGGAATCGAACTGCTCGAGAACCTCGAACACCGGGGTACGACGGGAGCCGACGAAAAAACCGGCGACGGGGCCGGAATCCTGCTGCAGACGCCCCACGAGTTCTTCGCCGACGAGGTCGCCGGGCTGCCCGACGAAGGCGACTACGCCGTCGGCTCGCTCTTTATGCCGCAAGACGAGGAGGCCGCTGCAGGACTCCAGCAGCTCACCGAGCAAGTCTTTGCCGAGCACGGGCTGGACGTGTTTGCCTGGCGGCGAGTGCCGACGGAGAACGACTCGCTCGGCCGGACAGCCACAGAGTCGGAGCCGGCTGTCGTCCAGTGTTTTGTCACCGCCGACCTCGACGACGAGGCCTTCGACCGAGCACTGTATGTTGCCCGGCGCGACCTTGAGACGACTATCGAGGAGCGCGACCCTGACGGTGCGGCCCGCTTCTATGTCTGCTCGCTTGACCGCGATACGGTCGTCTACAAAGGCCTGCTCACCGCCGAACAGCTGGCCGACTACTATCCCGAGTTGAGCGACGAGCGGATCCAGTCGACGTTTGCGATGGTCCATGCGCGCTTCTCGACGAACACCCTCGGCGCGTGGCATCTCTCTCATCCCTACCGGAACATCATCCACAACGGCGAGTTCAACACCATCCAAGGCAACATCAACTGGATGCGGGCCCGGGAAAACGACCTCGAACACGAGGACTTCGGCGGCGACATCGAGACGCTACGGCCCATCATCAACGACCCCGACCAGTCGGATACCGCCTCAGTCGATAACGCGCTGGAGCTGCTCATGCAGGGCGGCCGCGAGATGCCGCATGCCCTCCGGATGCTGATTCCCGAGGCGTGGCGAAGCGACGAAAACCACGTCCCAGAGGAGCGACAGGAGTGGTACGACTACCACGCCTCGCTCGTCGAGCCGTGGGACGGTCCAGCACTCGTGGCCGCGACTGACGGCGAGCGTGTCGGTGCCGTACTCGACCGCAACGGGCTCCGGCCGTGCCGCTACGACGTGACGAGCGACAACACGCTCGTGATGGCCAGCGAAGCCGGCGCGCTCGAACACGATTTCGGTGACATCGAGCGGCGCGACCGGCTCCAGCCCGGGCAACTGTTCCTCGCCGACCCGAACGAGGGGCGGGTCATCCCCGACGACGAGATCTTCGACGAGCTCGTCGACGAGAAATACGGCGAGTGGGTCGACGACGAGCAGGTCGAACTCGGCGACATCATCGAAGACGACGCACCCGAAGCACACGGCACCGATGTCGACGCCCCGCTCCGCTCGCAGCAGGCCCTGTACGGGTACACCCGCGACGAGATGGACCATCTCATCGAGCCGATGGCGACGGATGGTAAGGACCCGGTCGGGTCGATGGGCGACGACACGCCGCTTTCGGTACTGTCGCAGTTCAACCGGCCGCTGTTCAGCTATTTCAAGCAGCTTTTTGCACAGGTCACCAATCCGCCGCTGGACTACATTCGTGAGGAACTCGTTACCTCGCTTGAATCCCGGCTGGGCTTCCAGCGGAACCTCCTCGACGAAACGCCCGACCACGCCCGCCAACTCGTCGTCGACTCACCCGTGCTGACCGACGACGAGACGGCCGCCATCAAGGACCTTGACGACGATATCTCGACATACGTCCTCGATATCACCTTCGACCCCGGTTCCGACCTCGAAGCCGCCGTCGAGGCGGTTCGTGAGGAGGCGACGAGAGCCGCACACGACCACGACATCATCGTCCTCTCGGACCGGGAGGCCGGCCCGGACGCAGTGCCCATTCCGGCGCTTTTGGCGACCGGCGGCATCCATCACCACCTCGTCCGAAACGGGCTCCGAAACCACGTCGGCCTCGTGCTCGAATCCGGCGACCCGCGCGCCGTCCACCACGTCGCAACCTGTATCGGCTACGGCGCCGGCGCGGTCAACCCATATCTCGCCTACGAATCCATCGCCGATATCGTCGCCGGCCCCGACGGAGCCGACGAAAGCAAGGCCATCGAAGCCTACATCAAAGCCGTCGAGGATGGCCTTCTGAAAACGATGGCAAAGATGGGCATCTCGACGGTCGAATCCTATCAGGGCGCCCAGATATTCGAGGCCGTCGGGCTGGACTCGGATTTCGTCGCCGAGTACTTCGAAGGAACGACCGCCCGGACGGAAGGCGTCGACATCGACGACATCGAGTCCGACCTCCGGGACCGATACGAGATTGCCTTCGGTGACGACCCGGAGCTCGAACATCAGGGCGAATACGAGCACCGTTCGTCGGGGATGTTCCACGAGTGGAATCCCGAGTCGGTCGGCACGCTCCAGAAAGCCGTTCGGCAGGGCGACTACGAGCAGTATCAGGCGTTCGCCGAGATGATGAACGACCAGCAGGAGAACCTCCAGACGCTCCGGGGGCTCCTGGAGTTCGACTCCGACCGCGACCCGGTCGACATCGAGGATGTCGAGCCCGTCGAGGAAATCGTCGAACGGTTCTCGACGGCGGCAATGAGCCTCGGGAGCCTCTCGCCGGAGGCCCACGAGAACAACTCCATCGCGATGAACCGCCTCGGTGCGAAGTCCAACACCGGTGAGGGTGGCGAGCCGCCGGAACGGTTCGACACCGAAAAGGAGTGTAACGTAAAACAGGTTGCCTCCGGGCGGTTCGGCGTCACGTCGACGTACCTGACAAACGCCGAGGAGATACAGATCAAGATGGCACAGGGCTCCAAGCCCGGCGAGGGGGGCCACCTCCCCGGCGAGAAGGTAAACGAGATGATAGCCCACGTCCGGTACTCGACGCCGGGCGTCGGTCTCATCTCGCCGCCGCCGCTACACGACATCTACTCCATCGAGGACCTCAAGCAGCTCATCCACGACCTCAAGGCTGCAAACCCCGATGCAGACATCAACGTCAAACTGGTCTCTGAGGCCGGTATCGGCACTATCGCCGCCGGGGTTGCCAAGGCCAACGCCGATGTCGTTCACATCTCGGGCCACTCGGGCGGCACCGGCGCGTCGCCGAAGACGTCCATCAAGAACGCGGGGCTGCCCTGGGAGCTCGGACTCGCCGAGGCCAACCAGATGCTCCGGGCGACCGACCTCCGGTCCCGAATCCGTGTCACCGTCGACGGCGGTATGAAGACCGGCTACGACGTCGCCGTCGGCGCGCTACTCGGGGCCGAGGAGTACGTCTTCGGGACAGCGCCGCTCGTTACCTCCGGCTGCGTGATGGCCCGACAGTGCCACGAGAACACCTGTCCGGTCGGCGTTGCCACGCAGGACGAGGGTCTCAGACAGCGGTTCCCGGGCGAGCCACAGCACGTCATCAACTACATGACGTTCATCGCCCAAGAGCTGCGGGAGATTATGGCCGAGCTCGGCTTCGAGACGGTCGACGAGATGGTCGGCCGTGTCGACGCGCTGAAGCAGCGCGATGACGTCGAACAGGAGAAGGCACAGAAGCTCGACCTCTCGGCGGTGCTGGCGGAGCCGGCCGGCAACGACCGACGAAAGACCGAACCCCAGCCCCACGAAGTCGACGAGTCGCTCGACTGGGACCTCATCGACGAGGCCGCCGAGGCAATCGAAAGCGGTCGGCCGACGCATCTCGACCGCGATATCTCGAACGTCGACAGAGCGGTCGGGGCGACACTCTCGAACCGTATCTCCGAAGCACACGGCGTCGAGGGGCTTCCGGAAGACACGGTTACCGTCGACTTCGGCGGCACCGCGGGCCAAAGCTTCGGGGCCTTCCTGCAGGACGGCGTCACCTTCCAGCTGACCGGGACGGGGAACGACTACGTCGGCAAGGGACTCTCCGGCGGCAAGCTCGTCGTCAACACGCCGAACGACGCCCCCTACGAGCCGGAAAAGAACATCCTCATCGGCAACGTCGCACTCTACGGTGCGACGCAGGGCCAAGCCTACATCAACGGGATGGCTGGAGAGCGCTTTGCGGTCCGCAACTCCGGCGTCAAGGCTGTCGTCGAGTCGGTCGGCGACCACGGCTGTGAGTACATGACCGGCGGCGTCGTCGCCTGCCTCGGCGAAACGGGGAAGAACTTCGCCGCGGGCATGTCCGGCGGCGTTGCCTACGTTCTCGACCGAGAGGGTGACTTCGAAGAGAAGGTCAACTACGGGATGGTCTCGACGACCGATGAACTGGACGAAAACGACCGGCGGATGCTGCGCCGACTGCTGGAAAACCACGTCGCATACACCGATTCGGACCGCGGCGAGTACATCCTCGACAACTGGGACGAGGAGCTCGAAAAGTTCGTCAAGGTGATGCCCGACGCCTACGCGGACATCATCGACGAACAGGAAGACGCCGACGTGCGGACGGAGCTGCCGGCACCAGCGACCCCCGAAACCGACACCGAAACGACCGGACAGGCGCTTTCAGACGACTAG
- the proS gene encoding proline--tRNA ligase: MTDQELGITESKEHNPGEWYAEVVQKAGLADYAPMGGFIVTRPRGYALWERLQDHLDGWFKETGVQNTYFPMFIPESYLEREKDIVDGFDPEVAWVTHGGHDELEERLAVRPTSESIITPFIAEWVRSYRDLPLRVNQWCSVVRWEATETKPFFRTKEFLWQEGHTAHATEESAWDETMTRLEQYERLYEEVMAIPGMTGRKPEHDKFPGADTTTTIEALMPDGKSVQAGTSHYLGTSFAEAFDIEYTDEDETKQTAHTTSWGLSWRALGALIMTHSDDQGLVIPPALAPTQVVVVPIWQADTEEAVKEYAADLAAELDEQFRVELDDRDERNPGFKFNEHELQGVPLRIEIGPNEVEDEAATLVHRPDGESDVAERESITDAVDEALETVYAKLYASAEATLEENIRKAHGRGEILGTLGQHGGYVKTGWCGDEACEAEIKDEIAAEIVMLPLDEDEPPVYDTCGVCGDEATETAYFAKSY, from the coding sequence ATGACCGACCAAGAACTCGGCATCACCGAAAGCAAAGAGCACAACCCCGGGGAGTGGTACGCCGAGGTCGTCCAGAAGGCCGGACTGGCTGATTATGCGCCGATGGGCGGGTTCATCGTCACCCGACCCCGCGGCTACGCGCTGTGGGAACGGCTGCAGGACCACCTCGACGGCTGGTTCAAAGAGACGGGCGTCCAGAACACGTACTTCCCGATGTTCATTCCGGAGTCGTATCTGGAACGCGAAAAGGACATCGTCGACGGGTTCGACCCCGAGGTCGCGTGGGTGACCCACGGCGGCCACGACGAACTCGAAGAGCGACTCGCGGTACGGCCGACCTCCGAGTCCATCATTACGCCGTTCATCGCCGAGTGGGTCCGCAGCTACCGGGACCTGCCGTTGCGGGTCAACCAGTGGTGTTCGGTCGTCCGCTGGGAAGCCACCGAGACGAAGCCGTTCTTCCGAACCAAGGAGTTCCTCTGGCAGGAGGGCCACACGGCCCACGCGACCGAGGAAAGCGCTTGGGACGAGACGATGACGCGGCTCGAACAGTACGAGCGGCTCTACGAGGAAGTAATGGCGATACCGGGCATGACAGGACGCAAGCCCGAACACGACAAGTTCCCGGGAGCGGACACGACGACGACCATCGAGGCGCTGATGCCCGATGGGAAGTCCGTCCAAGCGGGGACCTCACACTACCTCGGGACGTCCTTCGCCGAAGCGTTCGACATCGAGTATACGGACGAAGACGAGACAAAGCAGACGGCACACACGACCTCGTGGGGGCTGTCCTGGCGCGCGCTTGGGGCGCTCATCATGACCCACTCGGACGACCAAGGGCTGGTTATACCGCCTGCGCTGGCTCCGACGCAGGTCGTTGTCGTCCCCATCTGGCAAGCGGATACCGAAGAAGCGGTCAAAGAGTACGCCGCCGACCTCGCGGCAGAGCTGGACGAACAGTTCCGCGTGGAGCTTGACGACCGCGACGAGCGCAACCCCGGCTTCAAATTCAACGAACACGAGTTGCAGGGGGTCCCGCTCCGCATCGAAATCGGTCCTAACGAGGTCGAAGACGAAGCGGCGACGCTCGTCCACCGGCCGGACGGCGAAAGCGACGTCGCCGAACGGGAGAGCATCACAGACGCCGTCGATGAAGCACTTGAGACGGTCTACGCCAAGCTCTACGCCAGCGCCGAAGCGACACTAGAAGAGAACATCCGCAAAGCCCACGGTCGCGGGGAGATTCTCGGCACGCTCGGCCAGCACGGCGGCTACGTCAAGACCGGCTGGTGTGGCGACGAGGCCTGCGAAGCCGAAATCAAAGACGAAATCGCCGCTGAAATCGTGATGTTACCGCTCGATGAGGACGAACCGCCCGTCTACGACACCTGCGGCGTCTGCGGTGACGAGGCAACAGAGACCGCGTACTTCGCGAAATCGTACTAG